One Cucurbita pepo subsp. pepo cultivar mu-cu-16 chromosome LG20, ASM280686v2, whole genome shotgun sequence genomic window carries:
- the LOC111783478 gene encoding uncharacterized protein LOC111783478 — protein MTGPSLGLRSASYGALDKQLNNVVPPFQTARKPSKMMKEKDYSFPWICKFVHRKKIGMLLLCVVSAAVFLWVLYMGKGEDAQEEQHIQHISMNNSLVMSFRQSPSQDIMDDRSSSLTKRRETSSLASPPPPPPPPSLPPPPPSFPPPAIFMGYTLPPGHPCNNFALPPPPADKKRTGPRPCPVCYPSVEESVALMPNASSDSPVKKLEYIYEENIRRETEFGGSDFGGYLTLAQRTDSFDVRESMRVHCGFVRGVKPGRNTGFDINDDDLHDMEQCRGVVVASAIFGNFDVINQPKNISEYAKNTVCFFMFIDEETEASLKETGIILESSKKIGLWRIVVVHNLPYKDARRTGKIPKLLVHRMFPNARYSLWIDGKLELVVDPYQILARFLWRKNATFAISRHYKRFDVFTEADANKAAGKYDNASIDFQVNFYVMEGLTPYSEAKLPITSDVPEGCVILREHVPISNLFSCLWFNEVDRFTSRDQISFSTVRDKLMAKTNWTLYMFLDCERRNFVIQKYHRDVLEQKAVHPPPPPPSLPSSIVNPVSKLSSEKVPSLPRKASQRRSRERRSRHHRKVIAARDNDLS, from the exons ATGACTGGACCGTCATTGGGACTTCGTTCAGCGAGTTACGGGGCATTGGATAAACAGCTGAATAATGTAGTTCCGCCATTCCAAACTGCACGTAAGCCTTCCAAAATGATGAAGGAGAAGGATTATTCGTTTCCTTGGATCTGCAAGTTCGTCCATAGAAAGAAGATTGGGATGCTGCTTCTGTGTGTTGTTTCTGCTGCGGTTTTCCTTTGGGTACTGTACATGGGCAAAG GTGAGGATGCCCAAGAAGAACAGCATATCCAGCACATCAGTATGAACAATAGCTTAGTTATGAGTTTCAGGCAATCCCCATCTCAAGATATTATGGATGATAGAAGTAGTTCCTTGACAAAGAGGAGAGAGACATCTTCATTGGCatcacctcctcctcctcctccaccgccttctcttcctcctccaccacctTCGTTTCCTCCACCAGCAATTTTCATGGGTTACACTCTTCCACCAGGACACCCTTGTAATAATTTTGCCCTGCCTCCCCCACCTGCAGATAAAAAGAGAACTGGTCCGAGGC CATGTCCAGTATGTTACCCTTCCGTTGAAGAATCTGTTGCCTTGATGCCAAATGCCTCATCAGATTCACCtgttaaaaaattggaatatATTTATGAGGAAAACATAAGAAGAGAGACGGAATTTGGAGGTTCGGACTTTGGTGGATATCTTACTTTAGCCCAGAGGACAGATTCTTTTGATGTAAGGGAGTCAATGAGAGTGCATTGTGG GTTTGTGAGGGGAGTCAAACCTGGTCGCAACACAGGTTTTGATATCAATGATGATGACCTTCATGATATGGAGCAGTGTCGTGGTGTGGTTGTTGCATCTGCAATATTTG GAAATTTTGATGTTATAAATCAACCAAAGAACATTAGTGAATATGCCAAGAACACTGTTTGCTTCTTCATGTTTATTGATGAAGAGACAGAAGCATCATTAAAGGAAACTGGTATCATCCTGGAAAGCAGCAAGAAAATTGGGTTGTGGAGAATCGTTGTGGTCCATAACTTACCTTACAAAGACGCAAGACGTACTGGAAAA ATTCCAAAACTTCTGGTGCACAGAATGTTTCCTAATGCTCGATATTCTCTTTGGATTGACGGCAAACTTGAGCTTGTTGTGGATCCATATCAAATTCTTGCAAG GTTCTTATGGAGAAAAAATGCTACATTTGCAATTTCTAGACACTACAAACGCTTTGATGTGTTTACGGAAGCTGATGCGAATAAAGCTGCCGGAAAGTATGATAATGCTTCTATTGACTTTCAGGTTAACTTTTATGTAATGGAAGGTTTGACTCCTTATTCCGAAGCCAAGCTTCCCATTACAAGTG ATGTTCCCGAGGGATGTGTGATACTTAGAGAGCATGTGCCTATTAGCAATTTGTTCAGTTGCCTCTGGTTCAATGAAGTCGATCGTTTTACATCAAGAGATCAGATCAGTTTTTCAACTGTGAGGGACAAACTAATGGCCAAAACTAATTGGACACTCTATATGTTCTTGGATTGTGAAAGGCGCAATTTCGTGATTCAG AAATATCATAGGGACGTACTTGAACAGAAGGCTGTCCATCCCCCACCACCTCCACCTTCCTTACCATCTTCTATAGTTAATCCTGTCAGCAAGTTGTCGTCGGAAAAAGTTCCGAGTTTACCAAGGAAGGCTTCCCAAAGACGTAGTCGAGAGAGGAGGTCTCGGCATCATCGTAAAGTCATTGCAGCACGGGACAATGATTTGAGTTGA
- the LOC111782587 gene encoding L-type lectin-domain containing receptor kinase VII.1-like isoform X2 codes for MAALKLPILLLSFPLLFCSISALDFVFNGFNSTDVFLYGNATIESRILALTNQTSFSIGRALYPSKIPTRAPNSSRLYSFSTSFIFAMAPYRDTLPGHGLVFIFVPETGIHGTASAQNLGFLNFTLNGNPNNHVFGIEFDVFDNEEFNDPDDNHVGIDLNSLTSTATGEAGFWSDDGSFNRFRLNSGENYQVWIDYSDFQMNVTMAPAGMKRPRRPLINATLNLSHIFTDEMYVGFTSSTGQLVQGHNILAWSFSNSNFSLSESLITAGLPSFVLPKDPITKSKWIIAGVTAGGFLFVFFIATILGILIADHRRRARARAEMEDWELEYWPHRITYQEIESATKGFAEENVIGVGGNGKVHKGVLAGGGSEVAVKRISHENDGMREFLAEISSIGRLKHRNLVSLRGWCKKETGNFLLVYDYMENGSLDKWVFDCDERSMLSCEDRIRVLKNVASGVLYLHEGWESKVLHRDIKASNVLLDKDMNGRLGDFGLARVHSHNQVASTTRIVGTMGYIAPELIRTGRASTQSDVFGFGVLILEVMCGRRPIEEGKPPLVDWVRRLAVEGEITAAVDERLRKKGGWNEEEVERVLHLGLLCVHPDPKTRPKMRQIVKVLEGKIEVDENESESMNAYLLERLKSQGMWCDSGVGFGHKHPTFEDFLQSSSTSLSWSDSIVVGR; via the coding sequence ATGGCCGCTCTGAAACTCCCAAttcttctcctctctttcCCCCTTCTTTTCTGCTCCATATCCGCCCTTGATTTCGTCTTCAACGGCTTCAATTCCACCGATGTCTTCCTCTACGGCAACGCCACCATTGAATCCCGCATCCTCGCCCTCACCAACCAAACCAGTTTCTCAATCGGTCGCGCTCTGTACCCTTCCAAGATCCCCACTAGGGCACCCAATTCCTCCCGTCTCTACTCCTTCTCCACTTCTTTCATCTTCGCCATGGCCCCTTACAGGGATACCCTTCCCGGACATGGCTTGGTTTTTATCTTTGTTCCGGAGACTGGGATCCACGGAACTGCCTCCGCTcagaatttagggtttttgaaCTTCACCCTTAATGGGAACCCTAATAACCATGTCTTTGGAATTGAGTTTGATGTGTTTGATAATGAGGAATTCAATGACCCCGACGACAATCATGTGGGAATCGACTTGAATTCCTTGACGTCTACCGCTACCGGAGAAGCTGGGTTTTGGTCCGACGATGGCTCGTTTAATAGGTTCCGGCTTAATAGCGGCGAAAATTATCAAGTCTGGATTGATTATTCCGATTTTCAGATGAATGTTACGATGGCTCCGGCGGGGATGAAGAGGCCACGGCGGCCGTTGATTAACGCCACTCTGAATCTCTCCCATATTTTCACCGACGAAATGTATGTGGGGTTCACGAGCTCTACAGGGCAGTTGGTTCAAGGCCACAACATTTTAGCCTGGAGTTTCAGTAACTCTAATTTTTCGTTGAGCGAGAGTTTGATTACCGCTGGATTGCCCTCCTTCGTCCTCCCAAAAGACCCGATTACTAAATCCAAGTGGATCATCGCCGGAGTGACGGCCGGCGGATTCCTATTCGTTTTCTTCATAGCTACGATTTTGGGGATTTTGATTGCAGACCACCGGAGGAGAGCGAGGGCAAGAGCGGAAATGGAAGACTGGGAATTGGAGTATTGGCCACACCGAATTACATATCAAGAAATCGAATCGGCAACCAAAGGGTTTGCAGAAGAAAATGTCATCGGAGTTGGAGGGAATGGGAAGGTGCACAAAGGGGTCTTGGCTGGAGGAGGTTCGGAAGTTGCAGTGAAACGAATTTCTCACGAAAACGATGGGATGCGAGAGTTCTTAGCTGAAATCTCGAGTATAGGAAGATTGAAGCACAGAAATCTAGTCAGTTTGAGGGGTTGGTGTAAGAAAGAGACGGGGAATTTCTTACTTGTCTATGATTACATGGAAAATGGAAGTTTAGACAAATGGGTATTTGATTGCGACGAGAGAAGCATGTTGAGCTGCGAGGATCGAATTCGAGTATTGAAAAACGTAGCTTCGGGGGTTTTGTATTTACACGAAGGATGGGAATCCAAGGTCCTCCATAGGGACATAAAAGCCAGCAATGTGTTGCTAGACAAAGACATGAATGGAAGACTAGGAGATTTCGGTTTGGCTCGAGTCCATAGCCACAACCAAGTAGCTAGCACGACTCGAATCGTTGGCACCATGGGCTACATCGCGCCAGAGTTGATTCGAACGGGACGAGCCTCGACTCAATCAGACGTATTTGGTTTTGGTGTTTTGATTTTGGAAGTGATGTGTGGGAGGAGACCAATAGAGGAAGGGAAGCCACCATTAGTGGATTGGGTTCGACGATTGGCGGTTGAAGGGGAGATCACAGCAGCAGTCGACGAGCGACTGAGGAAGAAGGGCGGGTGGAACGAGGAGGAAGTCGAGAGAGTGTTACATTTAGGATTGTTATGTGTACATCCCGACCCGAAAACTCGACCGAAGATGAGGCAAATTGTGAAagttttggaaggaaaaataGAGGTGGATGAGAATGAGAGTGAGAGCATGAATGCTTATTTGCTTGAAAGATTGAAGTCGCAAGGAATGTGGTGTGATTCTGGCGTTGGTTTTGGGCATAAACATccaacatttgaggattttctTCAGTCTTCTTCAACCTCCCTGTCTTGGTCCGATTCCATTGTAGTGGGCAGGTGA
- the LOC111782587 gene encoding L-type lectin-domain containing receptor kinase VII.1-like isoform X1 — protein MAALKLPILLLSFPLLFCSISALDFVFNGFNSTDVFLYGNATIESRILALTNQTSFSIGRALYPSKIPTRAPNSSRLYSFSTSFIFAMAPYRDTLPGHGLVFIFVPETGIHGTASAQNLGFLNFTLNGNPNNHVFGIEFDVFDNEEFNDPDDNHVGIDLNSLTSTATGEAGFWSDDGSFNRFRLNSGENYQVWIDYSDFQMNVTMAPAGMKRPRRPLINATLNLSHIFTDEMYVGFTSSTGQLVQGHNILAWSFSNSNFSLSESLITAGLPSFVLPKDPITKSKWIIAGVTAGGFLFVFFIATILGILIADHRRRARARAEMEDWELEYWPHRITYQEIESATKGFAEENVIGVGGNGKVHKGVLAGGGSEVAVKRISHENDGMREFLAEISSIGRLKHRNLVSLRGWCKKETGNFLLVYDYMENGSLDKWVFDCDERSMLSCEDRIRVLKNVASGVLYLHEGWESKVLHRDIKASNVLLDKDMNGRLGDFGLARVHSHNQVASTTRIVGTMGYIAPELIRTGRASTQSDVFGFGVLILEVMCGRRPIEEGKPPLVDWVRRLAVEGEITAAVDERLRKKGGWNEEEVERVLHLGLLCVHPDPKTRPKMRQIVKVLEGKIEVDENESESMNAYLLERLKSQGMWCDSGVGFGHKHPTFEDFLQSSSTSLSWSDSIVVGSVFTNSHSFL, from the exons ATGGCCGCTCTGAAACTCCCAAttcttctcctctctttcCCCCTTCTTTTCTGCTCCATATCCGCCCTTGATTTCGTCTTCAACGGCTTCAATTCCACCGATGTCTTCCTCTACGGCAACGCCACCATTGAATCCCGCATCCTCGCCCTCACCAACCAAACCAGTTTCTCAATCGGTCGCGCTCTGTACCCTTCCAAGATCCCCACTAGGGCACCCAATTCCTCCCGTCTCTACTCCTTCTCCACTTCTTTCATCTTCGCCATGGCCCCTTACAGGGATACCCTTCCCGGACATGGCTTGGTTTTTATCTTTGTTCCGGAGACTGGGATCCACGGAACTGCCTCCGCTcagaatttagggtttttgaaCTTCACCCTTAATGGGAACCCTAATAACCATGTCTTTGGAATTGAGTTTGATGTGTTTGATAATGAGGAATTCAATGACCCCGACGACAATCATGTGGGAATCGACTTGAATTCCTTGACGTCTACCGCTACCGGAGAAGCTGGGTTTTGGTCCGACGATGGCTCGTTTAATAGGTTCCGGCTTAATAGCGGCGAAAATTATCAAGTCTGGATTGATTATTCCGATTTTCAGATGAATGTTACGATGGCTCCGGCGGGGATGAAGAGGCCACGGCGGCCGTTGATTAACGCCACTCTGAATCTCTCCCATATTTTCACCGACGAAATGTATGTGGGGTTCACGAGCTCTACAGGGCAGTTGGTTCAAGGCCACAACATTTTAGCCTGGAGTTTCAGTAACTCTAATTTTTCGTTGAGCGAGAGTTTGATTACCGCTGGATTGCCCTCCTTCGTCCTCCCAAAAGACCCGATTACTAAATCCAAGTGGATCATCGCCGGAGTGACGGCCGGCGGATTCCTATTCGTTTTCTTCATAGCTACGATTTTGGGGATTTTGATTGCAGACCACCGGAGGAGAGCGAGGGCAAGAGCGGAAATGGAAGACTGGGAATTGGAGTATTGGCCACACCGAATTACATATCAAGAAATCGAATCGGCAACCAAAGGGTTTGCAGAAGAAAATGTCATCGGAGTTGGAGGGAATGGGAAGGTGCACAAAGGGGTCTTGGCTGGAGGAGGTTCGGAAGTTGCAGTGAAACGAATTTCTCACGAAAACGATGGGATGCGAGAGTTCTTAGCTGAAATCTCGAGTATAGGAAGATTGAAGCACAGAAATCTAGTCAGTTTGAGGGGTTGGTGTAAGAAAGAGACGGGGAATTTCTTACTTGTCTATGATTACATGGAAAATGGAAGTTTAGACAAATGGGTATTTGATTGCGACGAGAGAAGCATGTTGAGCTGCGAGGATCGAATTCGAGTATTGAAAAACGTAGCTTCGGGGGTTTTGTATTTACACGAAGGATGGGAATCCAAGGTCCTCCATAGGGACATAAAAGCCAGCAATGTGTTGCTAGACAAAGACATGAATGGAAGACTAGGAGATTTCGGTTTGGCTCGAGTCCATAGCCACAACCAAGTAGCTAGCACGACTCGAATCGTTGGCACCATGGGCTACATCGCGCCAGAGTTGATTCGAACGGGACGAGCCTCGACTCAATCAGACGTATTTGGTTTTGGTGTTTTGATTTTGGAAGTGATGTGTGGGAGGAGACCAATAGAGGAAGGGAAGCCACCATTAGTGGATTGGGTTCGACGATTGGCGGTTGAAGGGGAGATCACAGCAGCAGTCGACGAGCGACTGAGGAAGAAGGGCGGGTGGAACGAGGAGGAAGTCGAGAGAGTGTTACATTTAGGATTGTTATGTGTACATCCCGACCCGAAAACTCGACCGAAGATGAGGCAAATTGTGAAagttttggaaggaaaaataGAGGTGGATGAGAATGAGAGTGAGAGCATGAATGCTTATTTGCTTGAAAGATTGAAGTCGCAAGGAATGTGGTGTGATTCTGGCGTTGGTTTTGGGCATAAACATccaacatttgaggattttctTCAGTCTTCTTCAACCTCCCTGTCTTGGTCCGATTCCATTGTAGTGGGCAG CGTCTTCACTAATAGTCATTcatttctctaa
- the LOC111782530 gene encoding uncharacterized protein LOC111782530 — MAGRSFPGTEVSSFSDMVFGFLDDGEGFAAEGFGSSLESQESETTAFDENDEEKENGESLEESKSFWETQNQILQATICRTNSLESKIRTATKEAVKEIQGTGGACGCGRSVLAMTGCRSCLMREISGHLRNAGYDSAVCKTKWRSSHHIPSGEHTFLDVVHKSKKGEVRYIIELNLRAEFEMARASEDYNRLVRRVPEIFVGKVEKLQGVIKIVCGAAKKCMKEKKMHLGPWRKQRYMQTKWLSACERTMSMPLVSVGYSSGRLPKPRASMLTVDLLDKLPNRTAVEVV; from the exons atggCCGGCCGGAGTTTCCCGGGAACAGAGGTTTCGAGTTTTTCCGACATggtttttgggtttttggACGACGGCGAGGGGTTCGCGGCGGAGGGATTTGGGAGCAGCTTAGAGAGTCAAGAGAGTGAAACGACGGCgtttgatgaaaatgatgaagagaaggaaaatggcGAGAGCTTGGAAGAAAGCAAGAGCTTTTGGGAGACCCAAAACCAGATTTTACAA GCCACGATATGTCGGACTAATTCTCTGGAATCAAAGATCAGAACTGCCACAAAGGAGGCAGTTAAGGAAATACAGGGGACGGGAGGAGCCTGTGGATGTGGAAGATCCGTTCTGGCAATGACCGGCTGCCGGAGCTGCCTGATGAGGGAGATTTCCGGTCACCTTCGAAACGCCGGCTACGATAGTGCCGTTTGCAAGACCAAGTGGAGAAGCTCGCATCATATACCCTCAG GGGAACACACATTTTTGGATGTGGTgcacaaatcaaagaaagGGGAGGTGAGGTacataattgaattaaacTTGAGAGCAGAGTTTGAAATGGCTCGAGCTAGCGAGGACTACAACCGCCTGGTACGGCGGGTGCCGGAGATCTTTGTGGGGAAAGTGGAGAAACTTCAGGGCGTAATAAAAATAGTGTGCGGCGCTGCGAAAAAGTGcatgaaggagaagaagatgcatTTGGGGCCATGGCGAAAACAGAGATACATGCAAACTAAATGGCTGAGTGCTTGTGAAAGGACCATGTCAATGCCTCTTGTTTCAGTTGGGTACTCGTCTGGTCGGCTTCCGAAGCCCAGAGCTTCGATGCTTACCGTTGATTTGCTCGACAAATTGCCCAATCGGACGGCTGTTGAAGTCGTCTAA
- the LOC111783282 gene encoding non-classical arabinogalactan protein 31-like: MASVATGAVIVLLLGCALNAFQAAANHGSPTPAPRPDDRHYPVPVAAPSHHHHHHHSHAPAPSPVYAPPPPAHYAPVPSPVQPPKRSTYIPRSFVEVQGVVYCKSCHYPGVDTLLGAKPLNGATVKLSCKNTKYAPTVETATTDKNGYFRLAAPKNVTSYAFHRCKVYLVKSPDSSCSKMSKMNGGEDGAELKPAKAFTDAEKKPVVLYNVGPLAFEPTCAR; this comes from the exons ATGGCTTCTGTCGCTACCGGTGCTGTCATTGTCCTCCTGCTTGGCTGCGCCCTCAATGCCTTCCAAGCGGCTGCAAACCACGGCAGCCCCACTCCGGCACCAAGGCCAGATGACCGTCACTACCCAGTGCCAGTAGCCGCCCCTAgccatcaccaccaccatcaccaTTCTCATGCCCCTGCTCCTTCCCCTGTTTACGCACCTCCCCCTCCGGCTCACTACGCTCCGGTTCCCTCTCCGGTTCAACCACCCAAACGGTCCACCTACATCCCAAGAAGCTTTGTTGAAGTCCAAGGTGTCGTTTATTGCAAGTCTTGCCATTATCCTGGTGTTGATACTCTTCTTGGAGCTAAACCCCTAAACG GTGCTACAGTGAAGCTGTCATGCAAGAACACCAAATACGCTCCAACGGTGGAAACCGCCACAACTGACAAGAATGGGTACTTCCGGCTGGCAGCGCCGAAGAACGTAACGAGCTACGCATTCCACCGGTGCAAGGTTTATCTGGTGAAGTCGCCGGACAGCAGTTGCAGTAAGATGTCGAAAATGAATGGCGGAGAGGACGGGGCGGAGTTGAAGCCAGCAAAGGCATTCACGGACGCCGAGAAGAAACCGGTTGTGCTGTACAATGTTGGGCCATTGGCTTTTGAACCTACCTGCGCTCGTTGA